A region from the Dermacentor andersoni chromosome 11, qqDerAnde1_hic_scaffold, whole genome shotgun sequence genome encodes:
- the LOC126530395 gene encoding uncharacterized protein codes for MCDPDFKRHRNTDERDASSSPVIEQATVLKSSLGTGDDLMCNGEQQFLLQTARAWTEGPHERTLVRLLLDGGSQRTFIHRKLSEKLQLKVLGEEELKIFAFGETSATTRTKTRRVELWLRSQYDGKGVRVEALEVPCICADIMAAPSNSVLLQLSKFHFQVADASRGDESENIDLLIGADHYWEIVTGSTKRLSSKLMAVETVFGWTVQGQVGTRKSTGVCSSAAGVMRIGLSEQIDKEISAQLKSFWELEHIGIKEHEPVRHEDAVLQHYKETVNFENGRYKVSFPWNSMVYELGDNYECAARRLKAQTKRLLEGDSLIREYDACIRDYIEKGYAEPASKDCGTSEGPVYYMPHQAVVRRESQTTKLRVVFDASSSAKNRLSLNNVLESGPNLNPELIDLLINFRTYNIAIVADIEKAFLQISLSESDRNAVQFLWYAMTPRKGEELPAVVTYRMTRVPFGVTSSPFLLAATLQHHLEGLPERYAETAGILRKHLYVDDLVTGVDSLDKGKVLCQESKDILSQAGMRLHKWMSNDRDLVNFLENGNVERTNADAGHAAATKVLGVGWNAQTDHFEYNLTSLIDFLSARADNKRFVLQVSARIFDPFGFIAPTTLCVKVMFQKLWELGIGWDDPLPETLQPEWDCWCRELPCIEGVCIPRLIAADFRNDDTEKVVHVFCDASPKAYGAVAYIVTKSPFGLTNVSLVMAKSRVAPLKRLSLPRLELMGALVDARLCHYVTKALDLKNVATILWTDSTVAMYWIKGNAARWKPFVANRVSELQALTDPRDWRHCPGSDNPADLVTRGILPSALRESELWWKGPRWLQEDDTCWPMISEPSSNVRECQMEERKVTVMPIVSSSSMAIFNVENYSSFSRVVRVTAWVRRFVDNCHNKEGRTIGPLRAEEVISAERYWLAKAQRDAFSDDISNLKNQRPLHKSSPVLPFNPYFDKEGLMRVGGRLQFSDNNEETKHPIVLPGNHPLTSLLIRKEHLRMLHAGVRDTLAQLRESYWIIRGRQAVKKIIKQCLVCHKQSCPPATEPVAPLPADRVTKGNPFDIVGIDFAGPLICQQSRDSKKCYIAIFTCAVTRAVHLELVSDLSATAFLLAFKRFVARRGICSTVYSDNALTFKRAARDLKAMFMLLQVEELQSYFAGNQIRWKFIVERAAWWGGFWERMVRSVKVALRKVLGRSSLSFEELTTVLYEVEAVINSRPLTFIYDDAQEPEPLSPAHFLVGRRLTTLPPHLLPDEIPGGGMHLSRRWKYRTAMADGFWRRWRKEYLLELRSAHMCRPTTSSDLKKGALVLLKEDRLKRHMWKTARIKETFKGRDGRVRSCKLVLSGGTEVKRPIQLLYPLEIVEQ; via the coding sequence ATGTGCGACCCTGACTTTAAGAGACACCGCAACACTGATGAAAGGGATGCATCTTCGTCACCGGTGATTGAGCAAGCCACGGTGTTGAAGTCCTCATTAGGCACGGGAGATGACTTGATGTGCAATGGAGAGCAGCAGTTTCTCCTTCAGACAGCGCGAGCTTGGACAGAGGGTCCACATGAACGTACGCTTGTCAGGCTTCTCCTGGACGGTGGCAGCCAGCGAACCTTCATTCATCGCAAGCTATCCGAAAAGCTGCAGTTAAAAGTGCTGGGAGAAGAGGAACTtaaaatatttgcctttggtgaAACATCAGCCACCACACGCACAAAAACGCGTCGAGTGGAGCTGTGGCTCAGAAGCCAGTACGACGGAAAAGGGGTGCGAGTGGAAGCGCTGGAGGTTCCTTGCATCTGTGCAGATATCATGGCTGCTCCATCAAATTCTGTTCTACTTCAACTTTCAAAATTTCACTTCCAAGTCGCAGACGCCTCGCGGGGCGACGAAAGCGAAAATATTGACCTTTTGATTGGCGCTGATCATTACTGGGAAATTGTCACGGGATCCACTAAGCGTCTCAGCTCCAAATTGATGGCAGTGGAGACTGTATTCGGATGGACAGTCCAGGGCCAGGTCGGCACAAGGAAGTCAACAGGAGTCTGCTCCTCGGCTGCTGGCGTGATGCGGATAGGATTGAGTGAACAAATTGACAAGGAAATATCAGCACAGCTAAAGTCTTTCTGGGAGCTCGAGCACATCGGTATCAAGGAACATGAGCCAGTTCGTCACGAGGACGCAGTCCTTCAGCACTATAAAGAAACCGTCAACTTTGAGAATGGCCGCTATAAGGTGTCGTTCCCTTGGAATTCGATGGTTTACGAGCTTGGCGACAACTACGAGTGCGCAGCAAGGCGTCTTAAAGCACAGACAAAGCGCCTCTTGGAAGGAGATTCGTTGATTAGGGAATACGACGCCTGCATAAGAGACTACATAGAAAAGGGCTATGCAGAGCCAGCCAGCAAGGACTGCGGCACGTCGGAAGGTCCGGTGTACTATATGCCACATCAAGCAGTTGTTCGTCGCGAAAGCCAGACGACAAAACTGAGGGTAGTATTTGATGCATCATCTAGTGCCAAAAATCGCCTCTCACTGAACAATGTTTTGGAAAGTGGCCCAAACCTAAACCCAGAGCTCATTGATCTGCTGATCAATTTCCGCACTTACAACATTGCCATCGTTGCGGATATTGAAAAGGCCTTTCTCCAAATATCACTATCAGAGAGTGATCGGAACGCTGTGCAGTTTCTCTGGTACGCTATGACGCCAAGGAAAGGGGAAGAGCTTCCAGCTGTGGTGACCTATCGCATGACTCGCGTGCCGTTCGGTGTCACGTCGAGCCCATTTCTTTTGGCCGCAACGTTGCAACATCATCTTGAAGGCCTGCCGGAACGGTATGCTGAAACTGCAGGTATTCTGCGCAAGCATCTTTACGTGGACGACCTTGTAACTGGGGTTGACAGCCTTGACAAGGGTAAAGTCTTGTGCCAGGAATCCAAAGATATATTGTCTCAAGCAGGGATGCGGCTGCACAAGTGGATGTCGAACGACCGCGATCTCGTCAACTTCTTAGAGAATGGCAATGTGGAGAGAACGAACGCTGATGCTGGACATGCTGCAGCTACAAAGGTATTGGGAGTAGGTTGGAATGCTCAGACTGACCACTTTGAATACAACCTAACTTCACTCATCGACTTCCTCTCCGCAAGAGCCGACAACAAGAGATTTGTGCTGCAGGTCTCGGCAAGAATTTTCGACCCTTTTGGATTTATTGCTCCCACAACATTATGCGTAAAGGTAATGTTCCAGAAGTTGTGGGAGTTGGGAATCGGTTGGGACGATCCCTTGCCTGAGACATTGCAGCCTGAGTGGGACTGCTGGTGTAGGGAGCTTCCATGCATTGAAGGAGTCTGTATTCCAAGACTGATAGCGGCAGACTTTAGAAACGATGATACGGAGAAAGTGGTGCATGTTTTCTGTGACGCAAGCCCGAAGGCCTATGGTGCTGTCGCATATATCGTGACCAAGTCTCCGTTCGGACtaacaaatgtcagcttggtCATGGCTAAATCAAGAGTGGCCCCTTtgaaacgcctctcgctgccCCGATTGGAGCTGATGGGAGCCCTTGTTGACGCGCGACTATGCCACTACGTTACCAAGGCGTTGGATCTGAAGAACGTTGCTACCATCCTCTGGACTGACTCTACAGTagctatgtactggatcaagggaAACGCTGCCAGATGGAAGCCCTTCGTGGCAAATCGAGTCTCAGAGTTACAAGCGCTGACAGATCCCAGGGATTGGAGACACTGCCCAGGCTCTGACAACCCCGCTGACCTAGTCACCCGCGGCATTCTCCCATCGGCCCTGCGGGAAAGCGAACTGTGGTGGAAAGGACCCCGATGGCTTCAGGAGGATGACACGTGTTGGCCAATGATAAGTGAGCCGAGCTCGAATGTTAGGGAGTGCCAAATGGAAGAGCGAAAGGTGACGGTGATGCCCATAGTATCATCGTCATCCATGGCAATTTTCAATGTTGAGAATTATAGTTCATTCAGCAGAGTCGTGCGAGTAACCGCGTGGGTCCGCCGCTTTGTCGACAACTGCCACAACAAAGAAGGAAGGACGATCGGCCCATTACGAGCTGAAGAAGTAATCAGCGCCGAAAGATACTGGTTGGCTAAGGCTCAACGAGATGCGTTCAGCGACGACATTTCAAACCTGAAGAATCAAAGACCGCTGCACAAGAGCTCTCCTGTTTTGCCTTTCAACCCGTACTTCGACAAAGAGGGCCTCATGCGAGTGGGTGGACGCTTGCAATTCAGTGATAACAACGAAGAGACTAAGCATCCCATCGTTCTCCCTGGCAATCACCCCCTCACATCACTGCTCATACGGAAGGAACATTTGAGAATGCTGCACGCGGGCGTACGCGATACTCTAGCACAGCTACGAGAATCGTATTGGATTATCCGAGGACGTCAGGCCGTAAAGAAAATTATCAAGCAGTGCCTCGTCTGTCACAAGCAAAGTTGCCCTCCAGCTACGGAACCAGTAGCACCACTTCCAGCTGACAGAGTGACAAAGGGAAACCCGTTCGACATCGTTGGCATCGATTTTGCAGGGCCCTTGATTTGTCAACAGTCACGCGACAGCAAAAAATGCTACATCGCTATTTTCACCTGTGCTGTGACACGTGCCGTCCACCTTGAGCTTGTCAGCGACCTGTCGGCTACAGCTTTCCTGTTGGCCTTTAAACGCTTTGTGGCACGCCGTGGAATTTGCTCGACGGTGTATTCGGACAACGCGCTCACATTCAAGCGTGCAGCCAGGGATCTAAAGGCAATGTTCATGCTGTTACAGGTTGAGGAATTGCAGTCATACTTCGCCGGAAACCAAATCAGATGGAAGTTTATTGTTGAACGGGCAGCTTGGTGGGGTGGATTCTGGGAGCGGATGGTGCGATCTGTGAAGGTAGCATTGCGAAAGGTGTTAGGTCGGAGCAGCTTGAGTTTCGAAGAACTGACCACCGTTCTTTATGAGGTGGAGGCCGTGATCAACTCACGCCCTCTGACTTTCATATATGATGATGCTCAAGAACCAGAACCGCTGTCACCGGCTCATTTCCTTGTCGGAAGAAGGTTGACGACCCTTCCTCCACACCTGCTGCCGGACGAAATTCCTGGCGGTGGAATGCATCTCTCACGACGCTGGAAGTACCGGACTGCCATGGCCGATGGTTTCTGGAGACGGTGGCGGAAAGAGTACTTATTGGAGCTCAGATCGGCACATATGTGCCGACCAACGACATCGAGTGATCTGAAGAAAGGCGCATTGGTGCTCCTGAAGGAAGACCGTTTGAAACGCCACATGTGGAAGACCGCCAGAATTAAGGAAACATTTAAGGGTAGAGACGGCAGGGTGCGGTCCTGCAAACTGGTATTAAGTGGGGGAACTGAGGTGAAGCGACCGATACAGCTGCTGTATCCCTTGGAGATTGTGGAGCAATGA